A section of the Methanococcus vannielii SB genome encodes:
- a CDS encoding winged helix-turn-helix transcriptional regulator, producing the protein MLLKLLTKKNVREVLELLANHGELYFSEIFKTLEINQGTLNKLMTELIENDIVKKRTEEEEVALPKAYYSLTDYGKDVLEVYDLEKKLEGKKSSGNSKESLKINIENVGSNSLNNSFNFSSKK; encoded by the coding sequence ATGTTATTAAAACTCTTAACGAAAAAGAACGTTAGAGAAGTCTTAGAACTCTTGGCAAATCACGGGGAACTTTATTTTAGCGAGATATTTAAGACTTTAGAGATAAATCAAGGAACTTTAAACAAATTAATGACGGAACTTATTGAAAATGACATAGTTAAAAAAAGAACGGAAGAAGAAGAAGTTGCTCTTCCAAAAGCATACTATAGTTTAACTGATTATGGAAAGGACGTTCTTGAAGTTTACGACCTCGAAAAGAAATTGGAGGGTAAAAAATCTTCAGGAAATTCAAAAGAATCTTTAAAAATCAATATAGAAAACGTTGGCAGTAATAGCTTGAATAACAGTTTTAATTTCAGTTCAAAAAAGTAA
- a CDS encoding DUF2283 domain-containing protein → MRDRFSFSYDPFLDLLYLRFFSTSIYEQTLDFSNVLIDISKNQDLRGIEIPDASKVFDVEKSDLKEIKSLNVLFKITEENIEVYITLNVLKNDKIRLLSLKLSKINDYSLFEKTVEFSAHYRFSE, encoded by the coding sequence ATGCGAGACAGATTTTCATTTTCTTATGATCCGTTCTTGGACCTACTTTACTTAAGATTTTTTTCGACTTCAATTTATGAACAAACTTTGGATTTTTCGAATGTTCTTATTGATATTTCAAAGAATCAGGATTTACGAGGAATAGAGATTCCTGATGCTTCAAAAGTCTTTGATGTTGAAAAATCAGATTTAAAAGAGATTAAGTCTTTGAATGTTCTTTTTAAAATAACTGAAGAAAATATTGAGGTATATATTACTTTAAACGTGTTAAAAAACGATAAAATACGTCTTTTGTCGCTTAAATTATCTAAAATAAATGACTACAGTCTTTTTGAAAAAACTGTTGAATTTTCAGCACATTATAGATTTTCCGAGTAG
- a CDS encoding tyrosine-type recombinase/integrase, with product MQNIKNLILLNPKKEEIKETPKLKKWIDKYVSEREFDGIKESTIEGDLNRLKVFLNFGYERLEKEPNDMENSDFVRFFNYLENERKLSRNTQKRYYDVLKVFYKLMRLENLNDFKNESEDRKRFSSFEIKHYDSLGADILNLILMEVLESRSTTKVRDAMIIRFLWDTGARVSEALNLKYGDSDLEKGEFRLRDTKGKEERIVTCSKDTLDFVNYCLKANIKKNPGDNLFQTYRGEPLKRNRPSDVFRNAVKELKKKGKLQDNKRVVIHSLRHGRAVDLLDKGMPIDIVKEYLGHKSIETTLYYSHSKERQQKMLNQIKKIL from the coding sequence ATGCAAAATATTAAAAATCTTATCTTATTAAATCCGAAAAAAGAAGAAATCAAAGAAACGCCCAAATTAAAAAAATGGATTGATAAATACGTTTCAGAACGAGAATTTGACGGAATAAAAGAAAGTACTATCGAAGGGGACCTCAACCGTTTAAAAGTATTCTTAAATTTTGGATACGAACGGCTCGAAAAAGAACCGAATGATATGGAAAACTCGGACTTTGTCAGATTCTTCAATTACCTTGAAAACGAAAGGAAACTTTCAAGAAATACCCAAAAAAGATACTACGACGTTTTAAAAGTGTTTTACAAACTAATGAGACTCGAAAACCTAAACGACTTTAAAAATGAAAGTGAAGATAGGAAAAGATTTTCGAGTTTTGAAATAAAGCATTACGATTCATTAGGCGCAGACATTTTAAACTTGATTTTAATGGAAGTTCTAGAATCAAGAAGCACTACAAAAGTTAGAGATGCAATGATAATCCGGTTTTTATGGGATACGGGTGCAAGAGTTTCTGAAGCCTTGAATCTAAAATATGGGGACAGTGATTTAGAAAAAGGGGAATTCAGATTAAGAGACACCAAAGGAAAAGAAGAAAGAATCGTTACCTGCTCAAAAGACACGTTAGATTTTGTAAATTACTGTTTAAAAGCAAATATTAAGAAAAACCCTGGAGACAACTTATTCCAAACCTATAGGGGCGAACCATTAAAAAGAAACCGTCCGAGCGATGTTTTTCGAAATGCGGTCAAAGAATTAAAGAAAAAGGGAAAACTTCAGGATAACAAAAGAGTAGTAATCCACAGTTTAAGACATGGTCGAGCAGTAGATCTCCTGGACAAAGGTATGCCAATTGATATTGTAAAAGAGTACCTCGGTCACAAGTCCATTGAAACTACGCT
- a CDS encoding DUF2080 family transposase-associated protein: MIAIQITKKGWRKEREVLPSFVCYAVAHGNAATMYPSLPKDYIGKTLIVTVVEPDSELAEELGLEKN; encoded by the coding sequence GTGATTGCTATTCAAATAACCAAAAAAGGTTGGAGAAAGGAAAGGGAAGTTTTACCGTCCTTCGTATGCTACGCGGTAGCTCATGGGAACGCTGCAACAATGTACCCGTCACTTCCAAAGGACTACATTGGAAAAACCTTAATCGTAACGGTCGTTGAACCGGACAGCGAACTTGCTGAAGAATTAGGACTTGAAAAAAATTAA
- a CDS encoding FmdE family protein gives MHEADEILNLVSDPHLLSQFKRITKFHGFPTAGALVGIQMYNLSKEILNFNENDRIYVVSETYNCLPDAFQILGNASIGNKGLRIDDNGKMAAKVNAWAPSGDTINGVRIILDPEKTKKYPILHAWYMNTEKITHKAAVTELLKAGFEVYSYEFVEVIAPSKPKKKVELCEICKEPFLQKNGETKCLACTK, from the coding sequence ATGCATGAAGCAGATGAAATACTGAATTTAGTAAGTGACCCCCACTTGCTTAGTCAGTTCAAGAGAATAACTAAATTTCACGGTTTTCCAACTGCTGGAGCACTTGTTGGAATTCAGATGTATAACCTTTCAAAAGAAATACTGAATTTTAATGAAAACGATAGAATTTACGTTGTAAGTGAAACTTACAACTGCCTACCCGACGCTTTTCAAATTTTAGGTAATGCTTCTATTGGGAATAAAGGCCTTCGAATAGATGATAACGGTAAAATGGCTGCAAAAGTTAATGCATGGGCCCCTTCTGGAGATACTATTAACGGAGTTCGTATAATTTTAGATCCTGAAAAGACTAAGAAATACCCTATACTCCATGCATGGTACATGAATACTGAAAAAATAACCCATAAAGCAGCAGTAACTGAGCTTTTAAAAGCAGGTTTTGAGGTTTACTCTTACGAATTCGTAGAAGTTATAGCCCCTTCAAAACCAAAAAAGAAGGTTGAACTTTGTGAAATATGCAAAGAACCATTCCTACAGAAAAATGGCGAAACAAAATGTTTAGCATGTACTAAATAA
- a CDS encoding formylmethanofuran dehydrogenase subunit A, which translates to MTKMVVKGGTVYDPLNGIDGEVMDIFIKDGKIVECMSESELRDAKVLDVTGKVVMPGGVDSHTHVAGCKVNTGRVMCPENQYKSPMGKTHNTHSGSGDIVPSTYAQGYTYASMGYTTLFEAAVPPMAARHSHEEFKSLPIVDKAGYLLLGSNWFVMKYLKEGNIDKAAAYIAWALETTKTYGIKLVNPAGVENWKWGKNVHSLDDRALHFDVSAREMIENLAIINERFGLPMSIHLHANNLGHPGNWEITLDTMDVTKKIKPVVNKAGYDTGVKTKYSHDREQSVYMTHIQFHSFGGTSWKDFESKADVIAKHINKSDHIVMDSGSVAFGKAICMTGDGPGLYDIATMTGGKWANEDVELECGSGVTPFLYDHKNKVHSIQWAMGLELMLLTDPKKAIMTTDNPNAGPFMKYPVLIRWLMSRKAREDMMKECHKGASERTTLANIDKELSLYELATVTRATPAKAVGIGYRKGHLSPGADADITVYDISPDYNSNDYMAIEKAFKTAKYTIKDGEVITKEGRIIETPKGRTYYADVKVNNELQNEVIGDIKEWFRKYYSISFSNYPVPEKYLTNPTPLNINAR; encoded by the coding sequence ATGACCAAAATGGTTGTAAAAGGAGGGACTGTTTACGACCCTCTAAATGGTATTGATGGAGAAGTAATGGACATATTCATCAAAGATGGAAAAATTGTTGAATGCATGTCCGAAAGCGAATTAAGAGACGCTAAAGTACTTGATGTAACTGGAAAAGTTGTAATGCCGGGAGGAGTTGATTCACACACTCACGTGGCAGGATGTAAGGTAAATACTGGGCGAGTAATGTGTCCAGAAAACCAGTACAAATCCCCTATGGGAAAAACTCATAATACCCACTCTGGTTCTGGAGACATAGTGCCTTCAACATATGCTCAAGGATATACTTACGCTTCAATGGGTTATACTACCTTATTTGAAGCAGCAGTTCCCCCAATGGCTGCGAGACACTCTCACGAGGAATTTAAATCATTACCTATCGTAGATAAAGCAGGCTACCTGCTTTTGGGGAGTAACTGGTTTGTAATGAAATATCTAAAAGAAGGAAATATCGATAAAGCTGCAGCATATATTGCATGGGCTCTTGAAACCACAAAGACATACGGTATAAAACTTGTAAACCCCGCAGGTGTTGAAAACTGGAAATGGGGTAAGAATGTTCACTCTCTTGATGATAGAGCACTCCATTTTGATGTAAGTGCAAGAGAAATGATTGAAAACCTTGCAATTATCAATGAAAGATTTGGACTTCCAATGTCAATTCACCTTCACGCAAATAACTTGGGTCACCCAGGAAATTGGGAAATTACTCTAGACACAATGGATGTTACAAAGAAAATTAAACCGGTTGTAAACAAAGCCGGTTATGATACGGGCGTAAAAACAAAATATTCTCATGACAGAGAACAAAGTGTCTACATGACACACATTCAATTCCACTCATTTGGTGGGACATCATGGAAAGATTTTGAATCAAAAGCAGATGTAATTGCAAAACACATAAACAAGTCAGACCACATTGTAATGGATAGTGGTAGCGTTGCATTTGGAAAAGCGATATGTATGACGGGGGATGGTCCGGGTTTATACGACATTGCAACAATGACTGGCGGTAAATGGGCAAATGAAGACGTTGAACTTGAATGTGGTTCTGGAGTAACTCCGTTTTTATATGATCATAAAAACAAAGTACACAGTATTCAATGGGCAATGGGGCTAGAACTCATGCTTTTAACAGACCCCAAAAAAGCAATTATGACAACCGATAACCCTAATGCAGGGCCATTTATGAAATACCCTGTATTAATTAGGTGGTTAATGTCAAGAAAAGCAAGAGAAGACATGATGAAAGAATGCCATAAAGGGGCATCAGAAAGAACCACACTTGCAAATATCGATAAAGAATTAAGTCTTTATGAACTTGCAACAGTTACACGGGCAACTCCTGCAAAGGCAGTAGGTATTGGCTATAGAAAAGGACATTTGAGCCCAGGTGCTGATGCAGATATTACGGTATATGACATAAGCCCAGATTACAATTCAAATGACTATATGGCAATTGAAAAAGCCTTTAAGACTGCAAAATACACCATAAAAGATGGGGAAGTAATAACTAAAGAGGGAAGAATTATTGAAACGCCAAAAGGTAGAACATACTACGCCGATGTTAAGGTTAATAATGAACTTCAAAATGAAGTCATTGGAGACATTAAAGAATGGTTTAGAAAGTACTACTCAATAAGCTTTTCAAACTACCCTGTTCCAGAAAAATACTTAACAAATCCAACTCCCCTTAACATTAATGCGAGATAG
- a CDS encoding DUF2683 family protein encodes MVQVQVDLSDDSNRIIEIFKAQHSIPKKSIAIDMFISQFASYGKEALEYNPAFVKETIEHSKSTEFIDITDKKSRRKHLGLE; translated from the coding sequence ATGGTTCAGGTTCAGGTCGATTTAAGCGACGATTCAAACAGGATTATTGAAATATTTAAGGCCCAACATTCAATTCCTAAAAAATCTATCGCAATAGATATGTTTATTTCTCAATTTGCAAGCTACGGTAAAGAAGCTTTAGAATATAACCCTGCATTTGTAAAAGAAACAATAGAACACAGTAAAAGTACTGAATTTATCGATATAACGGATAAAAAATCCAGAAGAAAACATTTGGGATTAGAATGA
- a CDS encoding type II toxin-antitoxin system RelE/ParE family toxin — MSDMKLAIRDKRVQKKLQKIFKKDKVHGDAIDSALDKILEYPNRGIPMTGELAGFRHMHVHDSFVILYFVDEVNNVIYIDNYGHHDEMYSWNDKMKKSKK, encoded by the coding sequence ATGAGTGATATGAAATTAGCAATTCGTGATAAACGGGTCCAGAAAAAACTTCAAAAAATTTTTAAAAAAGATAAAGTTCATGGAGATGCTATTGATTCCGCGCTTGATAAAATCCTTGAATATCCTAATCGTGGTATTCCAATGACTGGTGAACTCGCCGGTTTTAGGCATATGCATGTTCATGATTCTTTTGTTATTCTCTATTTTGTTGATGAAGTTAATAATGTAATATACATCGACAACTACGGTCACCATGATGAAATGTATTCATGGAATGACAAGATGAAAAAATCAAAAAAATAA
- a CDS encoding formylmethanofuran dehydrogenase subunit C: protein MGEIILKLKYDGTMPLECEVITPDTFEGKSKDEISALKVFRGPEELLLSDVFEISGDFTCSKENMVIKILGNAGNVKLIGYQMTAGKIIVEGDAGFHIGCEMKGGEIIVNGNAKHWAGREMEGGLLHIFGNAGDHVGSSYRGRWEGMLNGTIIVEGDAGYHVGDGLVNGKIIVKGNVGGFCGVKQNGGLIYVGGNAFRTLGVEMKGGTIVVCGKVMNFAPGFESAGIVRDFETDLTGYAIPNKLIVFKGDYAFYPKPKGKLYLSLSENSELLNDRMPAEERPIEFVGNALTVVLNTGSTIEEGKVIKGGKKYYPEYVKEAAYCEIHPDDYNLLGRPEKVKVISQDQRYSVVVYVKPSDDVLRRNAFIPRGVWANSIIDALSGSTGSPVYKGGIVYIEPSDDEVYHAEYIIDNIYKGESNGKSNI, encoded by the coding sequence ATGGGAGAAATTATACTTAAACTAAAATATGATGGCACAATGCCTTTAGAATGTGAAGTAATCACGCCAGATACTTTTGAAGGAAAATCAAAAGATGAAATTAGTGCTTTAAAAGTATTCAGGGGCCCAGAAGAGCTTCTTCTTTCGGACGTTTTCGAAATTTCGGGAGATTTCACATGTTCAAAGGAAAATATGGTAATCAAAATTTTAGGGAATGCTGGAAATGTAAAACTAATTGGTTACCAAATGACTGCAGGTAAAATCATAGTTGAAGGCGATGCTGGTTTTCACATTGGCTGTGAAATGAAAGGCGGAGAAATTATTGTAAATGGAAATGCTAAGCACTGGGCAGGGAGAGAAATGGAAGGGGGACTCCTTCACATCTTTGGAAATGCTGGTGACCACGTTGGCAGTTCATACCGCGGTAGATGGGAAGGAATGCTCAATGGTACCATCATAGTTGAAGGCGATGCTGGATACCATGTTGGAGATGGCTTAGTAAATGGTAAAATAATAGTAAAAGGTAACGTTGGAGGATTCTGCGGCGTTAAACAGAACGGCGGATTAATATACGTCGGCGGAAATGCATTTAGAACCCTCGGGGTAGAAATGAAAGGCGGAACAATTGTTGTCTGCGGAAAAGTCATGAATTTTGCACCTGGCTTTGAATCAGCAGGAATTGTACGTGATTTTGAAACCGATCTTACAGGTTATGCAATTCCCAATAAACTAATAGTTTTTAAAGGCGACTATGCATTCTATCCAAAACCTAAAGGAAAACTTTATTTATCCCTATCAGAAAACTCTGAATTATTAAATGATAGAATGCCTGCTGAAGAAAGACCTATTGAGTTTGTTGGAAACGCATTAACGGTTGTACTCAATACTGGAAGTACAATTGAGGAAGGTAAGGTCATTAAAGGTGGAAAAAAATACTATCCTGAGTATGTAAAAGAAGCAGCATACTGTGAAATACACCCTGATGACTATAATTTGCTTGGAAGACCTGAAAAGGTTAAAGTTATCAGCCAAGACCAAAGGTATAGTGTAGTAGTATACGTAAAACCTTCAGATGATGTTTTAAGGAGAAATGCGTTTATTCCAAGAGGAGTATGGGCAAATTCAATAATTGATGCTTTATCAGGAAGTACTGGATCTCCAGTATATAAGGGAGGAATCGTGTATATCGAACCTTCAGATGATGAAGTATACCATGCAGAATATATTATTGACAACATCTACAAAGGTGAATCAAATGGCAAGTCAAACATTTAA
- a CDS encoding cobaltochelatase subunit CobN, with protein MQLKKILPILFGLILLISITTVFADDPVGNNSINNSNQFLFILGINSNAEELHNVSKNLNISSKINITIVQKENLANDINFSKYGVIIIESINETTLEVWTSDINNAKINGSKVIGYNLKNNKNLPNVDLYSSEYEDIERYWVQGGEINIENMVKFIGNKFSGIGYELIPEPEIIQPKINIAYIMYHDSSIHYLKEVTKKRNIITDMFNVTVMNGEEATNVESLSNQDVIIMYMIGHNTFQGFEGKLVDAKNNSVKIGLFGMGFGEHVTTFDMEKSPHDITKDYLYNGGFSNMENWIRCVGATIKDTYIEYAPPKSPDVPANGIYHPKAFPRIFSNSSEYLEWYEENGYNKSAPTIGIVTGNLPKEKIDLKTEDSIIEYLESNGINVIFASQHAFSSDVDYFVKNDEVLVDTIISLKGFYLNFGNQEKGVEYLQKYNVPILKAVQDYYQTPDEYYNSRGLDIQSIAWQITQPEIDGLTDFIWIAGRVKDPDTGRMYYEPAEEQVEWLCNRAISWANLKYIDNKDKKVALIYYNHGGGKDNIGASYLDVPKSIPLLLENMKNSGYMLDEPIPTGKQIIDMFIESRNVGPWAPGELESVVNSKNAILVPVEEYLNWYDTLPQQVKADIESMWGDAPGNIMVYENSFVIPVVQSGNLIMLPQPMRGHASDESILYHDKHLPPTHQYLATYFWINNIFDADAIIHFGTHGTQEWLPGKELGLWKYDYPSIMVSDTPVIYPYIMDNVGEGTQAKRRGNAVIIDHLIPAISNAGLYGDLAEIHDRVHLYENAVAQNNTEMAALYRETITEYYKSLDFETDLNIPIGTIESMTDLEFETFIGTVLHDHLHNIGNSLMPMGLHVFGTAPEGERLVSLVKSMLGNEFIDNIEPHIDASYTDLEDREMKAGEIATELLNEILLNGTDVSSVQLKILGIEDVNIESNLETALKYSNSLKETNKEIINTLRALNAEYITPGPGNDPIRNPSAIPTGKNFYSFDQRLIPNEETEAMGTILARQMLDRYYETHGEYPKNVAFVLWSVETMRHQGLMEAQIHALLGVKPVRSSGRVTGFKVIPLDEMNGYPRVDVTVTPSGLYRDTYPYQLELIDDAIRMVAQLNETNETNYVKWNSLKIEQALLEMGYNETLAFELSRARIFSEAPGSYGTGLSEAISASNTWDNEDKLAELYLSRMSHVYGKGTWGEGYKDVFRLNILNMDAAVHSRSSNLYGLMDNDDVFQYLGALQLTKRSLTGENIDLYIANLANPNDMKVNTLQEALRTELRSRYLNPKWIEGMMEHDYAGAREFMKFTEYMWGWNVVTPDLISDNDWNELHKIYVEDKYGIGVNEFMKDANPYAYQSMTSRMLETARKDYWDASDETLQNLANEYIKSVVEYGVTCCHHTCANVELNKWALANSNLDKTTLNEFMEKYETATNTNIKPDLESNPKTSKSSSSSQKLYSNEEIEEVKEVKVNETVKVNTTKTDSSSLVGSDNNNKNTLNQDSNTLDSSKKAYEVTVNEPVSSSSSSTTIIAIIAALGMTGLIGFGYFKNNPEILKFLKRK; from the coding sequence ATGCAGTTAAAAAAGATTTTACCCATATTATTTGGATTAATACTATTAATATCAATTACTACAGTTTTTGCTGACGACCCTGTAGGAAATAATAGCATAAATAATTCCAATCAGTTTTTGTTTATCCTTGGGATTAATTCAAATGCTGAAGAATTACATAATGTATCTAAAAATCTAAATATTTCGTCAAAAATTAATATAACAATAGTTCAAAAAGAAAATTTAGCTAATGACATTAATTTTTCAAAATATGGCGTTATCATTATAGAATCAATAAATGAGACAACCCTTGAAGTTTGGACGTCAGATATAAACAATGCAAAAATAAACGGTTCAAAAGTGATTGGGTATAATTTGAAGAATAATAAAAATTTGCCAAATGTTGACTTATATTCTAGTGAATATGAAGATATTGAGCGATACTGGGTTCAAGGTGGCGAAATAAATATTGAAAACATGGTAAAATTCATTGGAAACAAATTTTCAGGTATAGGTTATGAATTAATCCCTGAACCAGAGATTATTCAACCAAAAATTAATATAGCATATATTATGTATCACGATTCTAGCATTCATTACCTTAAAGAAGTAACTAAAAAACGAAATATAATTACAGATATGTTCAACGTAACAGTAATGAATGGAGAAGAAGCTACAAATGTAGAAAGTTTATCCAATCAGGACGTAATTATAATGTATATGATTGGACACAATACCTTTCAAGGATTTGAAGGTAAATTAGTAGATGCAAAAAACAACAGTGTAAAAATCGGGCTTTTTGGAATGGGCTTTGGAGAACACGTTACAACATTTGATATGGAAAAATCCCCTCATGACATTACAAAAGACTATCTTTATAATGGCGGTTTTTCAAACATGGAAAACTGGATTAGGTGTGTTGGTGCAACTATCAAAGATACCTATATAGAATATGCACCCCCTAAAAGTCCTGACGTACCTGCTAACGGAATATATCACCCAAAAGCATTTCCAAGGATATTTTCAAATTCTTCAGAATATTTAGAGTGGTATGAAGAAAACGGTTATAATAAATCTGCCCCGACTATCGGGATAGTTACAGGCAACCTTCCTAAAGAAAAAATAGACTTAAAAACGGAAGATTCAATCATAGAATATCTTGAATCAAATGGTATTAACGTTATTTTTGCATCCCAGCATGCATTTAGTAGTGATGTTGATTACTTTGTAAAAAATGATGAAGTACTTGTTGATACAATAATATCCCTTAAAGGATTTTATTTAAATTTTGGAAATCAGGAAAAAGGTGTAGAATACCTTCAAAAATATAATGTACCTATTTTAAAAGCAGTACAAGATTATTATCAAACCCCTGACGAATATTATAACTCAAGGGGCTTAGATATCCAGTCTATTGCATGGCAGATTACTCAACCTGAAATTGATGGATTAACTGACTTTATATGGATTGCAGGACGAGTAAAAGATCCAGATACTGGAAGAATGTACTACGAACCTGCTGAAGAACAGGTAGAATGGCTTTGTAACCGTGCAATATCTTGGGCCAATCTAAAGTACATAGATAATAAAGACAAAAAAGTTGCTTTGATTTATTATAATCATGGTGGCGGAAAAGATAATATTGGAGCTAGTTATTTAGACGTTCCTAAAAGTATACCATTATTACTTGAAAATATGAAAAATTCAGGTTATATGTTAGATGAACCAATTCCAACTGGAAAACAAATAATTGACATGTTTATTGAAAGTAGGAACGTAGGTCCATGGGCCCCTGGCGAACTTGAAAGTGTTGTTAATTCTAAAAACGCAATATTAGTTCCTGTTGAAGAATATCTAAATTGGTATGATACACTACCCCAACAGGTAAAAGCAGACATTGAATCAATGTGGGGCGATGCTCCTGGAAATATAATGGTATATGAAAATTCATTTGTTATTCCAGTAGTGCAATCCGGAAATTTAATAATGCTACCCCAACCAATGAGGGGTCATGCATCTGATGAATCAATATTATATCACGACAAACACCTTCCGCCAACACACCAGTATCTTGCAACATACTTTTGGATAAATAATATTTTTGATGCAGATGCAATAATACACTTTGGAACACATGGAACACAAGAATGGTTACCCGGTAAGGAATTAGGATTATGGAAATATGATTACCCATCAATCATGGTTTCAGATACTCCCGTTATATATCCTTACATTATGGATAACGTAGGTGAAGGTACCCAAGCTAAAAGAAGAGGGAATGCAGTCATTATTGACCATTTAATTCCTGCAATTTCAAATGCGGGATTGTATGGAGACCTTGCAGAAATCCACGATAGGGTTCACCTTTATGAAAATGCAGTGGCCCAAAATAATACTGAGATGGCCGCACTATATCGAGAAACAATTACTGAATACTATAAATCACTTGATTTTGAAACTGACTTAAATATTCCAATCGGTACAATAGAATCAATGACAGATTTAGAGTTTGAGACATTTATTGGTACAGTACTGCATGACCACCTGCATAATATTGGTAATTCCCTAATGCCGATGGGTTTACACGTATTTGGAACTGCACCTGAAGGAGAAAGGTTAGTTTCATTAGTAAAATCAATGCTTGGAAATGAATTCATAGACAATATCGAACCTCACATAGATGCCAGCTATACTGATCTTGAAGATAGGGAAATGAAAGCCGGTGAAATAGCAACTGAACTCTTAAATGAAATATTATTAAATGGAACAGATGTATCGTCGGTACAATTGAAAATATTAGGTATTGAAGATGTAAACATTGAATCCAATCTTGAAACTGCTCTTAAATATTCAAATAGTCTTAAAGAAACGAATAAAGAAATAATAAATACTTTAAGGGCATTAAATGCCGAATATATTACGCCTGGCCCCGGAAATGATCCAATTCGTAATCCAAGTGCAATACCGACAGGTAAAAACTTTTACAGTTTTGATCAGCGTCTAATTCCAAATGAGGAAACTGAGGCAATGGGTACTATTTTAGCCCGTCAAATGTTGGATCGATACTATGAAACACATGGTGAATATCCTAAAAATGTCGCATTTGTTCTTTGGTCTGTTGAAACAATGAGGCATCAAGGTTTAATGGAAGCACAAATCCATGCACTATTGGGTGTTAAACCAGTTCGAAGTAGTGGTAGGGTAACGGGATTTAAAGTAATTCCTTTAGATGAAATGAATGGATATCCAAGGGTAGATGTAACTGTTACCCCTTCTGGCCTTTACCGGGATACTTATCCTTACCAGCTCGAATTAATTGATGACGCTATACGAATGGTTGCTCAACTAAATGAAACAAATGAAACAAATTATGTAAAATGGAATTCATTAAAAATAGAACAAGCGCTTCTTGAAATGGGGTACAATGAAACTTTAGCCTTTGAACTTTCAAGAGCTAGAATATTTAGTGAAGCGCCCGGTTCATACGGCACTGGATTATCTGAAGCAATTTCTGCAAGTAATACCTGGGATAATGAAGATAAACTTGCTGAACTATATTTATCAAGAATGTCTCACGTATATGGGAAAGGAACGTGGGGGGAAGGATATAAAGACGTGTTCAGGTTAAATATATTAAACATGGATGCAGCAGTGCATAGTAGAAGTTCCAATCTTTATGGACTGATGGATAATGACGATGTATTTCAATATTTAGGGGCATTGCAGCTTACTAAACGGTCACTTACTGGAGAAAATATTGACCTATATATTGCAAACCTTGCAAATCCAAATGATATGAAAGTAAATACCCTACAAGAGGCATTAAGAACTGAATTACGTTCAAGATACCTTAACCCAAAATGGATTGAAGGAATGATGGAACACGACTATGCAGGTGCACGTGAATTCATGAAATTCACAGAATATATGTGGGGCTGGAATGTAGTTACCCCTGATTTAATATCCGACAACGACTGGAATGAACTCCATAAAATTTATGTTGAGGATAAATATGGTATAGGGGTAAACGAATTCATGAAAGATGCTAATCCTTACGCATATCAATCAATGACATCAAGAATGCTTGAAACAGCTCGTAAAGACTACTGGGACGCATCTGACGAAACACTACAAAACTTAGCAAATGAATACATTAAGTCAGTAGTTGAATACGGAGTTACATGCTGTCATCACACTTGTGCAAATGTTGAACTTAATAAATGGGCACTTGCTAATTCAAACTTAGATAAAACTACATTAAATGAATTCATGGAAAAATATGAAACTGCAACAAATACTAATATAAAACCAGATTTAGAAAGTAATCCTAAAACTTCTAAAAGTAGTAGTTCAAGTCAAAAATTATACAGTAATGAAGAAATTGAAGAAGTTAAAGAAGTAAAGGTAAACGAAACAGTAAAGGTAAACACTACAAAAACGGATTCTAGTAGTTTGGTAGGTTCAGATAATAATAATAAAAATACATTAAATCAAGATTCCAATACATTAGACTCATCTAAAAAAGCATATGAAGTTACAGTAAATGAACCTGTTTCTTCTTCATCATCAAGTACTACAATAATTGCAATTATTGCAGCATTAGGAATGACAGGACTTATTGGATTTGGATACTTTAAAAATAATCCTGAAATTTTAAAGTTCTTAAAAAGAAAGTAA